The Raphanus sativus cultivar WK10039 chromosome 2, ASM80110v3, whole genome shotgun sequence genome includes a region encoding these proteins:
- the LOC108843230 gene encoding probable pinoresinol-lariciresinol reductase 3 produces the protein MEEKSRVLVIGATGRLGNYLTRFSIQSGHQTFALIRNSAFSDPSKSVNLESLSSAGVTLLKGPLEDEVSLEEAVMKVDVVISAIPSKHVLDQKLLINVIKRSPSIKRFIPAEYGADPDKIQVSDLDHGFYSKKSEIRRLVESSGIPYTYICCGLFMRILLPSLVQPGLQSPPMDKVTRLWRWKR, from the exons ATGGAAGAGAAGAGCAGAGTATTGGTGATCGGAGCAACAGGAAGATTAGGGAACTACTTGACCCGTTTCAGCATCCAATCGGGTCACCAGACTTTCGCCCTCATAAGAAACTCTGCTTTCTCCGATCCTTCCAAGTCCGTTAACCTTGAATCTCTCTCCTCCGCCGGCGTCACTCTCCTCAAA GGTccattagaagatgaagtaagCTTAGAAGAAGCAGTGATGAAAGTAGATGTAGTCATCTCTGCGATTCCATCAAAACACGTTCTTGATCAGAAACTCCTCATCAATGTCATCAAACGATCTCCCTCCATCAAG AGGTTTATCCCTGCTGAATACGGAGCAGATCCGGACAAAATACAAGTCTCGGATCTTGATCACGGCTTCTACTCAAAAAAGTCTGAGATAAGACGTCTTGTGGAATCATCAGGGATTCCTTACACATACATTTGCTGCGGATTGTTCATGAGGATTCTACTTCCATCTCTTGTCCAACCGGGTCTTCAATCACCTCCAATGGATAAAGTCACCCGTCTTTGGAGATGGAAACGTTAA
- the LOC108837832 gene encoding uncharacterized protein LOC108837832 isoform X1 — MHKLAKKEVEDPIKLSGKLTRALYRKLQHSPNTWGAYTTSRVGSARFPERYKASFPDSVTVAGLEVFEGDSVFEVSSGASTSEKSQSQKMPIQPSFRSIGRSTKAASSSRGSDKNQGGSFLDSVKEVLDEGGSAPAKDVGPSEPRVQEVGLPSEVPMTEADPQLARDPSEFEPPRSKRSRTEQVDRPSSSSSSSSRGGTIGWNFAHSKPGSVLDDSWGLATLMRHMKRTGCALPSIANLSNKEEYVDIAHHMGQLAGAINRAQFKFEEAVHNAPSAEELAQVTDLVKATKAELNQTRALISELQAEVKRLGSKCDAQQGTIESQLIDLQVKNRKIGDLDASQKIAEYQVKELIASSQSIQKNKEAEVKLAVRRGKREVADAYNKVLVAVKEKFSKKKDEVDLLVHAQEVQANTQLLKDMLDGEIKSAEDEYARLVAMMPEAIAAYEKAQVSDFSISKLPLPQLSESLGTFEVNVFNLSFSGEFSSNLGLMGSCSAPIEAAPGDGDKEMEEEVPEEKDDLVDKGAEKSSDDKEV; from the exons ATGCACAAACTTGCCAAAAAAG AAGTTGAGGACCCTATCAAGTTGTCTGGAAAACTCACCAGAGCGCTTTACAGGAAGCTGCAGCATAGCCCTAACACTTGGGGAGCTTATACCACTTCGAGAGTTGGGTCAGCTAGGTTTCCTGAACGATACAaggcgtccttccctgattcagtgacggtcgctggtttagaag TCTTTGAAGGTGATTCGGTATTCGAAGTCTCGTCTGGAGCCAGTACTTCTGAGAAGAGTCAgtcacagaagatgcctattcaGCCCTCCTTCCGTTCCATaggtagatcgaccaaggctgccagctcctctagaggaagcgacaagaaccaaggaggatccttccttgactccGTGAAGGAGGTCCTTGATgagggaggctctgctcctgctaaagaTGTTGGTCCTTCGGAGCCCAGAGTTCAGGAAGTTGGTCTCCCTTCCGAGGTTCCGATGACGGAAGCTGATCCTCAATTGGCGAGGGATCCCTCAGAAtttgagcctccgaggagcaagaggtcccgGACAGAACAAGTTGACAGACCCTCGagctcttcctcctcctcttctaggGGGGGAACCATTGGCTGGAACTTTGCCCACTCGAAGCCTGGGTCAGTCTTAGATGACTCATGGGGTTTGGCTACGTtaatgaggcatatgaagaggaCTGGATGTGCTCTCCCCTCGATCGCCAACCTCTCCAACAAAGAGGAGTATGTTGACATTgcccatcacatgggtcag CTGGCTGGCGCTATCAACAGGGCTCAATTCAAGTTCGAGGAAGCTGTGCACAATGCCCccagtgctgaggaattagctcAGGTCACTGATCTAGTCAAGGCTACCAAGGctgagctcaatcagactcgggctctgatctcggaacTTCAAGCTGAGGttaagagacttggctccaaatgtgatgctcagcaagggacgatcgagagccagttgattgacctccaggtgaagaataggaagattggggatttgGATGCTTCTCAgaagatagccgagtaccaAGTCAAAGAGCTGATTGCTTCATCTCAGAGCATCCAGAAGAACAAAGAAGCTGAGGTCaagctagccgtccggagaggtAAGAGGGAGGTAGCTGATGCCTACAACAAGGTTCTGGTTgctgtcaaggagaagttctccaagaagaaagaTGAAGTTGATCTCttggttcatgctcaagaggTTCAAGCCAACACTcagctcctgaaagacatgctggatggcgagattaagagtGCTGAGGATGAGTACGCTCGTTTGGTAGCTATGATGCCAGAAGCTATTGCTGCGTatgagaaggctcaggtctcggacttttcgatcagcaagctcccccttcctcaactctctgagagcttaggtacttttgaggttaatgtgtttaatctctccttttctggagagttcagttctaatttgggattgatGGGTTCTTGCTCAGCCCCAATTGAAGCCGCCCCGGGAGAtggcgacaaggagatggaggaagagGTTCCTGAAGAGAAGGATGATCTGGTTgacaagggagctgagaagagctcggatgacaaggaggtttaa
- the LOC108837832 gene encoding uncharacterized protein LOC108837832 isoform X2, with protein sequence MHKLAKKEVEDPIKLSGKLTRALYRKLQHSPNTWGAYTTSRVGSARFPERYKASFPDSVTVAGLEVFEGDSVFEVSSGASTSEKSQSQKMPIQPSFRSIGRSTKAASSSRGSDKNQGGSFLDSVKEVLDEGGSAPAKDVGPSEPRVQEVGLPSEVPMTEADPQLARDPSEFEPPRSKRSRTEQVDRPSSSSSSSSRGGTIGWNFAHSKPGSVLDDSWGLATLMRHMKRTGCALPSIANLSNKEEYVDIAHHMGQLAGAINRAQFKFEEAVHNAPSAEELAQVTDLVKATKAELNQTRALISELQAEVKRLGSKCDAQQGTIESQLIDLQVKNRKIGDLDASQKIAEYQVKELIASSQSIQKNKEAEVKLAVRRGKREVADAYNKVLVAVKEKFSKKKDEVDLLVHAQEVQANTQLLKDMLDGEIKSAEDEYARLVAMMPEAIAAYEKAQVSDFSISKLPLPQLSESLAPIEAAPGDGDKEMEEEVPEEKDDLVDKGAEKSSDDKEV encoded by the exons ATGCACAAACTTGCCAAAAAAG AAGTTGAGGACCCTATCAAGTTGTCTGGAAAACTCACCAGAGCGCTTTACAGGAAGCTGCAGCATAGCCCTAACACTTGGGGAGCTTATACCACTTCGAGAGTTGGGTCAGCTAGGTTTCCTGAACGATACAaggcgtccttccctgattcagtgacggtcgctggtttagaag TCTTTGAAGGTGATTCGGTATTCGAAGTCTCGTCTGGAGCCAGTACTTCTGAGAAGAGTCAgtcacagaagatgcctattcaGCCCTCCTTCCGTTCCATaggtagatcgaccaaggctgccagctcctctagaggaagcgacaagaaccaaggaggatccttccttgactccGTGAAGGAGGTCCTTGATgagggaggctctgctcctgctaaagaTGTTGGTCCTTCGGAGCCCAGAGTTCAGGAAGTTGGTCTCCCTTCCGAGGTTCCGATGACGGAAGCTGATCCTCAATTGGCGAGGGATCCCTCAGAAtttgagcctccgaggagcaagaggtcccgGACAGAACAAGTTGACAGACCCTCGagctcttcctcctcctcttctaggGGGGGAACCATTGGCTGGAACTTTGCCCACTCGAAGCCTGGGTCAGTCTTAGATGACTCATGGGGTTTGGCTACGTtaatgaggcatatgaagaggaCTGGATGTGCTCTCCCCTCGATCGCCAACCTCTCCAACAAAGAGGAGTATGTTGACATTgcccatcacatgggtcag CTGGCTGGCGCTATCAACAGGGCTCAATTCAAGTTCGAGGAAGCTGTGCACAATGCCCccagtgctgaggaattagctcAGGTCACTGATCTAGTCAAGGCTACCAAGGctgagctcaatcagactcgggctctgatctcggaacTTCAAGCTGAGGttaagagacttggctccaaatgtgatgctcagcaagggacgatcgagagccagttgattgacctccaggtgaagaataggaagattggggatttgGATGCTTCTCAgaagatagccgagtaccaAGTCAAAGAGCTGATTGCTTCATCTCAGAGCATCCAGAAGAACAAAGAAGCTGAGGTCaagctagccgtccggagaggtAAGAGGGAGGTAGCTGATGCCTACAACAAGGTTCTGGTTgctgtcaaggagaagttctccaagaagaaagaTGAAGTTGATCTCttggttcatgctcaagaggTTCAAGCCAACACTcagctcctgaaagacatgctggatggcgagattaagagtGCTGAGGATGAGTACGCTCGTTTGGTAGCTATGATGCCAGAAGCTATTGCTGCGTatgagaaggctcaggtctcggacttttcgatcagcaagctcccccttcctcaactctctgagagcttag CCCCAATTGAAGCCGCCCCGGGAGAtggcgacaaggagatggaggaagagGTTCCTGAAGAGAAGGATGATCTGGTTgacaagggagctgagaagagctcggatgacaaggaggtttaa